The Bartonella birtlesii IBS 325 genome has a window encoding:
- a CDS encoding ferredoxin--NADP reductase, with amino-acid sequence MNMFATNVQSNISGVTSNFPISENVFALIVQEVYHYTDRLFKFRLNRPESFRFRSGEFVMIGLPNAKKPIYRAYSIASPFWDEQLEFFSIKVPGGPLTEHLQKIQIGDTVLMRKKSTGSLVLDALIPGKRLYLLSTGTGVAPFASLIRDPETYEKFLEVVLIQTTRKKDELIYAKELVASLQEDPLIGECAKQLKFYPMTTREPSEHMGRITTVMERGTFFETTGLPRIHPDEDRVMICGSMAMLKDCARMCESFGLVEGANNAPATYVVERAFVG; translated from the coding sequence ATGAATATGTTCGCTACCAATGTTCAATCAAACATCAGCGGCGTTACGTCAAACTTTCCGATTTCTGAAAATGTATTCGCGCTTATTGTTCAAGAGGTTTATCATTATACAGATCGTTTGTTTAAATTTCGATTGAATCGTCCGGAAAGTTTTCGTTTTCGTTCGGGTGAATTTGTTATGATTGGTTTACCGAATGCCAAAAAGCCAATTTATCGTGCTTATTCGATTGCCAGTCCATTTTGGGATGAACAGCTTGAGTTTTTTTCAATCAAAGTTCCAGGTGGACCTTTAACCGAGCATCTACAAAAAATTCAAATTGGTGACACGGTTTTGATGCGGAAAAAATCCACTGGGTCATTGGTTTTGGATGCTCTTATTCCTGGCAAGCGCCTTTATCTACTTTCAACGGGAACAGGGGTTGCTCCCTTTGCAAGCCTTATTCGTGATCCTGAAACTTATGAAAAGTTTTTAGAAGTGGTTCTTATTCAAACAACCAGAAAAAAAGATGAACTTATTTATGCAAAAGAACTTGTTGCTTCTTTACAAGAAGATCCACTAATTGGTGAGTGTGCAAAACAGTTGAAATTTTATCCTATGACAACTCGCGAACCTTCTGAGCATATGGGTCGCATTACGACGGTTATGGAACGCGGTACTTTTTTTGAAACGACAGGTTTGCCAAGAATTCATCCTGATGAAGATCGTGTGATGATTTGTGGTTCGATGGCAATGCTGAAGGATTGTGCAAGAATGTGTGAATCCTTTGGTCTTGTTGAAGGTGCAAATAATGCACCAGCGACTTATGTTGTGGAACGTGCTTTTGTCGGATGA
- a CDS encoding rhodanese-related sulfurtransferase has product MEKNFKVAALYCFADLKHYCQLQKPLLDLCQTKGIKGTLLLAQEGINGTVAGSCAAIEALVSFIIAEPAFQTPEIKYSWASKMPFHRMKVRLKKEIVTMGVEGVNPLKAVGTYVDPEDWNALIQDEETILIDTRNDYEYALGSFQGAIDPRIKTFREFPEWVLKHEADLKKKKKIAMFCTGGIRCEKSTAYVRDLGYDQVYHLKGGILKYLEKIPKEKSLWWGECFVFDERVSVKHGLEECGRELCHACRSPLNAESKLSVHYEEGVSCDACYNTKSDADRQRFRERHKQFQLTKLRAIDSHQES; this is encoded by the coding sequence ATGGAAAAGAATTTTAAAGTTGCTGCACTTTATTGCTTCGCAGATTTGAAGCATTATTGTCAATTACAGAAACCTTTGCTAGATTTATGTCAAACAAAGGGTATCAAAGGGACACTGCTTTTAGCACAAGAGGGAATCAATGGAACTGTTGCAGGATCTTGTGCTGCGATTGAAGCGTTGGTCAGTTTTATTATAGCTGAGCCCGCATTCCAAACGCCGGAGATTAAATATTCATGGGCATCAAAAATGCCTTTTCATCGCATGAAAGTGCGGTTGAAAAAAGAGATTGTCACAATGGGGGTTGAAGGTGTTAATCCGTTAAAGGCTGTTGGTACTTATGTCGATCCTGAAGATTGGAATGCCCTTATTCAAGATGAAGAGACAATCCTCATTGATACGCGTAATGATTATGAATATGCGCTTGGGAGTTTTCAAGGAGCGATTGATCCGCGTATTAAGACATTTCGGGAATTTCCTGAGTGGGTGCTCAAGCACGAGGCTGATTTAAAGAAGAAAAAGAAAATTGCCATGTTCTGTACAGGTGGGATTCGTTGTGAAAAATCAACAGCTTATGTGCGTGATCTTGGTTATGATCAGGTTTACCATTTAAAAGGTGGGATTCTGAAATATTTGGAAAAAATTCCAAAGGAAAAAAGTTTGTGGTGGGGCGAGTGTTTTGTTTTTGATGAGCGTGTTTCTGTTAAACATGGTCTTGAAGAATGTGGGCGCGAATTATGTCATGCATGTCGTTCTCCTCTTAATGCTGAAAGCAAACTATCGGTTCATTATGAGGAGGGTGTTTCGTGTGATGCTTGTTATAATACGAAGAGTGACGCTGATAGGCAGCGTTTTCGCGAACGTCATAAGCAGTTTCAATTAACAAAATTGCGTGCGATTGATTCTCATCAAGAGTCTTAA
- the eda gene encoding bifunctional 4-hydroxy-2-oxoglutarate aldolase/2-dehydro-3-deoxy-phosphogluconate aldolase, with protein MCQKINHLLTLLQAQTVIPVLHIDDLQIAVPLARALVKGGLKTMEITLRTSNAYDAIKAITQEVPQAIVGAGTILNTIHYEQAERAGAKFIVSPGLSDELIDCAKNSEIPLLPGAITPSELMQASNKGYSYFKFFPAKAAGGMDFIQALAAPFSEIRFCPTGGITQKNAAQWLQLSNVFCVGGSWIAPKQLITANDWDTISALAHIAAQLPSHPTKARSTT; from the coding sequence ATGTGCCAAAAAATAAATCACCTTTTAACACTCCTCCAAGCACAAACTGTCATCCCTGTTTTGCACATTGACGATCTCCAAATTGCTGTACCCTTAGCACGCGCTCTTGTTAAAGGTGGATTGAAAACAATGGAGATCACATTGCGAACATCCAATGCATACGATGCAATAAAAGCAATTACACAAGAAGTGCCGCAAGCAATTGTTGGAGCAGGAACAATTCTCAATACCATACATTATGAACAAGCCGAACGCGCAGGAGCAAAATTTATCGTAAGCCCTGGATTATCAGACGAATTGATCGATTGTGCAAAAAACAGTGAAATCCCCCTTCTCCCTGGTGCAATAACACCAAGTGAACTCATGCAAGCATCGAATAAAGGCTATTCATATTTTAAATTTTTCCCTGCCAAAGCGGCGGGAGGTATGGATTTTATCCAAGCCTTAGCAGCCCCTTTCTCTGAAATCAGATTTTGCCCAACAGGCGGCATTACACAAAAAAATGCAGCTCAATGGCTCCAACTTTCTAACGTCTTCTGCGTTGGCGGTTCTTGGATAGCTCCCAAACAGCTTATTACAGCAAATGATTGGGATACCATCAGCGCACTAGCACATATAGCAGCACAACTCCCCTCTCATCCGACAAAAGCACGTTCCACAACATAA
- a CDS encoding type III PLP-dependent enzyme gives MATQRIRDFLATHCFDGPCLVVDLDVVRENYLNFEKALPQSRIFYAIKANPAPEILSLLASLGSSFDAASVAEIEMALKAGATCDRISFGNTIKKERDIAHAYALGISLYAVDCVEEVEKIARAAPGARVFCRVLTDGKGAEWPLSRKFGCVPAMAVDVLRRAHQLGLQAYGVSFHVGSQQTDLSAWDRALSDAATVFRYLEQEGISLKLVNMGGGFPTRYLKDVPTEQAYGTAVFDSLKKYFGNRIPETIIEPGRGMVGNAGVIRTEVVLISKKADNDNVRWVYLDVGKFNGLAETMDEAIRYPIETPHGDKAMEPCILAGPTCDSADVLYEKTPYMLPLSLTIGDELLIHGTGAYTATYASVAFNGFEPLRSYVI, from the coding sequence ATGGCGACGCAACGTATTCGCGATTTTCTTGCAACACATTGTTTTGATGGTCCATGCTTGGTTGTTGACCTTGATGTTGTCCGTGAAAATTATTTAAATTTTGAAAAAGCTCTTCCACAGTCCCGTATTTTCTATGCGATAAAGGCAAATCCAGCTCCTGAGATTTTAAGTTTGCTTGCTTCTTTAGGTTCGTCTTTTGATGCGGCTTCTGTTGCAGAAATTGAAATGGCTTTAAAAGCGGGGGCAACGTGTGATCGTATTTCTTTTGGGAATACTATTAAAAAAGAGCGTGATATTGCGCATGCATACGCATTGGGTATTTCACTTTATGCGGTTGATTGTGTTGAAGAAGTAGAAAAAATTGCGCGTGCTGCTCCAGGAGCTCGTGTTTTTTGCCGCGTTCTTACCGATGGAAAAGGTGCAGAGTGGCCATTGTCACGCAAATTTGGCTGTGTTCCTGCTATGGCGGTTGATGTTTTACGTCGGGCACATCAATTAGGCTTGCAAGCGTATGGCGTTTCTTTTCATGTAGGGTCTCAGCAGACAGATCTTAGCGCATGGGATCGTGCTTTATCGGACGCGGCTACAGTTTTTAGGTATTTGGAGCAAGAGGGAATTTCATTGAAGTTGGTTAATATGGGGGGTGGTTTTCCAACGCGTTATTTGAAAGATGTTCCTACAGAACAAGCTTATGGTACGGCTGTTTTTGATTCATTAAAGAAATATTTTGGCAATCGTATTCCTGAGACCATTATCGAACCTGGGCGTGGGATGGTTGGTAATGCTGGCGTTATTCGTACAGAAGTTGTTCTGATATCTAAAAAAGCAGACAATGATAATGTTCGATGGGTTTATCTTGATGTTGGAAAATTTAATGGTCTTGCTGAGACTATGGATGAAGCAATTCGCTATCCTATTGAAACACCTCATGGTGATAAGGCAATGGAGCCTTGTATTTTAGCGGGGCCAACATGCGATTCAGCAGATGTTCTTTATGAAAAAACACCTTATATGTTACCTTTGTCTCTTACGATAGGGGATGAGTTGTTGATCCATGGTACTGGTGCTTACACGGCAACTTATGCATCTGTTGCCTTTAATGGTTTTGAGCCTTTGCGCTCCTACGTGATTTGA
- a CDS encoding Fur family transcriptional regulator — protein sequence MSSKLTRNQTLVLNILKNAQGPLSAYAILDHLREEGFRAPLQVYRALEKLVQLKCIHRLESVNAFMVCLHPENCQHELTTFIICENCGKVNEIQDTTIVSSLKQMVQAVDFQAHRSTLEIRGICKKCACATG from the coding sequence ATGTCATCTAAACTTACGCGTAACCAAACATTGGTGCTGAACATTTTAAAGAATGCGCAAGGACCTTTAAGTGCCTATGCGATTCTTGATCATTTACGCGAAGAAGGATTTCGTGCACCTCTCCAAGTTTATCGTGCATTAGAAAAACTTGTCCAATTAAAATGTATTCATCGTCTTGAAAGTGTGAATGCTTTTATGGTCTGTCTACATCCTGAAAATTGTCAACACGAACTCACAACTTTCATCATTTGCGAAAACTGTGGCAAAGTAAATGAAATACAAGACACAACTATTGTATCCAGCCTTAAACAAATGGTTCAAGCGGTTGACTTTCAAGCACACAGAAGCACCCTAGAAATACGAGGCATTTGTAAAAAATGCGCATGCGCAACAGGCTAA
- a CDS encoding GNAT family N-acetyltransferase — MNMIHFQTKDGAFFTLSGEQDIDKPHRERLLDLALGKGRKRKSSETLRRGQLAACGLSFVVKNALGELVGSVRLWHVRFNKGKNGTQQALLLGPLAVSAKCSGMGIGSFLMQHAIETAKKQGYGAILLVGDTEFYQRFGFSNSLTENLAMPGPYEKHRLQALELIPEYLSECHGVLVPSGEREGLSRFQCHKVA; from the coding sequence ATGAATATGATACATTTTCAAACCAAAGATGGCGCATTTTTTACACTTTCAGGTGAACAAGACATTGATAAACCACATCGCGAACGCTTACTTGATTTAGCTCTAGGGAAGGGGCGTAAGCGTAAGTCTTCAGAAACTTTGCGTCGTGGACAGTTGGCTGCGTGTGGACTCTCTTTTGTTGTCAAAAATGCACTTGGAGAGCTTGTGGGCAGTGTACGTCTTTGGCATGTTCGATTTAACAAAGGGAAGAATGGAACACAGCAGGCTTTGCTTTTGGGGCCTCTGGCTGTTTCAGCGAAGTGTTCCGGTATGGGAATAGGATCGTTTCTTATGCAGCATGCAATTGAAACGGCAAAAAAACAGGGTTATGGCGCTATTTTACTTGTCGGTGATACTGAATTTTATCAGCGTTTTGGTTTTTCAAACAGCTTAACAGAAAATTTGGCAATGCCCGGTCCTTATGAAAAACATCGTCTTCAAGCCTTGGAATTGATACCAGAGTATCTTTCCGAATGTCATGGTGTTTTGGTCCCTAGTGGAGAGCGGGAAGGTTTGAGTCGTTTTCAGTGTCATAAAGTGGCTTAA
- a CDS encoding DHA2 family efflux MFS transporter permease subunit, giving the protein MTSPIPESTHSQERTEIRKIVVFIAMAFGMFMAILDIQIVSSSLAEIQAGLSASSEEISWVQTSYLIAEVIMLPLSGFLGRLLSTRVFFSISAVGFTITSVLCATATSIEEMIVYRALQGFIGGGIIPSVFVASYILFPPSKRPIVTPIVGLVATLAPTIGPTVGGYLCHILSWHWLFLINVPCGIIISILAWKLIDFDKANPSLMAKFDWLGLISMAVFLGTLEYILEEGARHDWLNDNLILTLFVIMIFSASLFFWRAFTAKEPIVNLSAFSNFNFSTAAVFSFMLGIGLYGLTYLYPVYLSQIRHYDALMIGETLFLSGFVMLLTAPLAGFLSARIDARLMMAIGLFGFALGTWMASSITDNWDFWELFWPQVFRGASVMLCMVPVNNIALGSLPPDRMQNASGLFNLTRNLGGAVGLAIISTLMTKRTDLHYERIAETVQHGNNQATEMLSSLTMYFNSTTFDPHTFALFQLFNMVRVQAMVMAFSDIFFIITIIFGVLTSLTVFLKKTPPLTDAPANH; this is encoded by the coding sequence ATGACATCTCCCATACCAGAATCTACACATTCTCAAGAGCGTACAGAAATCCGTAAAATCGTAGTTTTCATTGCTATGGCCTTTGGCATGTTCATGGCTATTTTGGATATCCAAATCGTTTCTTCCTCTTTAGCGGAAATTCAGGCTGGTCTTTCAGCAAGCTCTGAAGAGATTTCATGGGTGCAAACCTCCTATCTCATCGCTGAAGTCATCATGTTACCCCTTTCTGGTTTCTTAGGAAGATTGCTCTCAACACGCGTTTTTTTTAGCATATCAGCTGTAGGGTTTACGATTACCTCTGTCCTTTGTGCAACAGCAACATCTATTGAAGAGATGATTGTGTACCGAGCACTCCAAGGTTTTATTGGAGGAGGAATTATCCCCAGCGTTTTTGTCGCCTCTTATATACTTTTTCCTCCTTCCAAACGCCCAATTGTTACTCCTATTGTAGGACTGGTAGCAACGTTAGCGCCCACCATTGGTCCAACAGTGGGAGGCTATCTTTGTCATATCTTATCATGGCACTGGCTCTTTCTCATCAATGTACCCTGCGGGATTATTATCTCAATTCTTGCTTGGAAATTGATTGATTTTGATAAAGCTAATCCCTCTTTAATGGCTAAATTTGACTGGCTAGGCCTCATTTCTATGGCTGTTTTTCTGGGGACTTTGGAGTATATTCTAGAAGAAGGTGCGCGTCATGATTGGTTAAATGACAATCTCATTCTAACTTTGTTCGTTATCATGATCTTTTCTGCAAGCTTATTCTTCTGGCGCGCTTTTACTGCTAAAGAACCCATCGTTAATCTCTCAGCTTTTTCTAATTTCAATTTTTCAACCGCGGCAGTTTTTTCTTTTATGCTTGGAATCGGTCTTTATGGCCTTACATATCTTTATCCTGTCTATTTGAGTCAAATCCGTCATTATGATGCACTCATGATTGGAGAAACATTGTTTCTTTCAGGGTTCGTCATGCTCTTAACTGCACCCCTTGCCGGATTTCTTTCAGCACGAATTGATGCACGTTTGATGATGGCGATAGGACTTTTTGGCTTTGCGTTAGGAACTTGGATGGCTAGCTCTATTACAGACAACTGGGATTTTTGGGAGCTCTTTTGGCCTCAAGTTTTCCGTGGCGCTTCTGTTATGTTATGCATGGTCCCTGTTAATAACATTGCACTCGGATCACTGCCACCAGACCGAATGCAAAATGCCTCTGGACTTTTTAATCTTACACGTAATCTTGGCGGTGCCGTGGGACTTGCTATTATCAGCACTCTTATGACAAAACGTACAGACCTGCATTATGAACGAATAGCCGAAACAGTCCAACACGGAAATAACCAAGCAACCGAAATGCTTTCAAGCCTTACCATGTACTTTAACTCCACAACCTTTGATCCGCATACTTTTGCTCTCTTCCAACTTTTTAATATGGTACGCGTCCAAGCAATGGTTATGGCTTTTAGCGATATTTTCTTTATAATAACCATTATCTTTGGCGTCTTGACATCCCTGACTGTTTTTCTCAAAAAAACACCACCTCTCACCGATGCTCCTGCAAACCACTGA
- the alr gene encoding alanine racemase, with translation MNKSINDEEHALFPATAIATIDVRAIVANYKTLTQYVAPAECSAVVKANAYGLGAHKIAPALYQAGCRIFFVAKIEEALQLKNILPSNITLALLNGLPHTAEEFVAQSGIIPVLNSWKEIENWQILCQKKHKKFPAIIQINTNMNRLGLDKKELEKLIKQPSIFENAEIKYLLSHLANGEDDTHSSNDIQLAVFRNLLAKLPICKVSFANSGGIFLGSDFHFDLVRPGIALYGVDPNGKHQTTLKPVLKLEAQVLQSRFVDAGIPVGYGESFITKRPSTLATISIGYADGWPRILSNKGSVYFNGHKLPIVGRVSMDSIIVDATDLDKKPQRGDWIELIGPHQTLEKIATDANTIPNEILTSLGNRYKRIYI, from the coding sequence ATGAATAAATCCATTAATGATGAAGAACATGCATTATTTCCTGCTACAGCTATAGCAACCATCGATGTGCGTGCTATTGTTGCAAATTACAAAACTTTAACCCAATATGTTGCTCCAGCAGAATGTTCTGCAGTTGTTAAAGCCAATGCTTACGGACTTGGTGCACACAAAATTGCCCCTGCACTTTATCAAGCGGGTTGCCGCATTTTTTTTGTCGCCAAAATTGAAGAAGCACTCCAATTAAAAAATATTTTACCTTCCAATATCACACTTGCTCTTTTGAATGGTCTTCCACATACAGCAGAAGAATTTGTTGCACAATCGGGTATTATTCCTGTTCTTAATTCTTGGAAAGAAATTGAAAACTGGCAAATACTTTGCCAAAAAAAACATAAAAAGTTTCCAGCGATTATTCAAATTAATACCAATATGAACCGATTAGGACTTGATAAAAAAGAGTTAGAAAAACTTATCAAACAACCCTCAATTTTTGAAAACGCAGAAATAAAATATCTTCTCAGTCACCTTGCAAATGGAGAGGATGACACACATTCATCCAACGATATACAATTAGCTGTTTTTAGAAATCTCCTTGCAAAATTGCCTATCTGTAAGGTCTCATTTGCCAATTCTGGAGGCATTTTTCTTGGTTCAGATTTTCATTTCGATCTTGTTCGCCCCGGCATTGCACTTTACGGTGTTGATCCCAATGGCAAACACCAAACCACTCTCAAACCCGTTTTAAAACTTGAAGCACAAGTCCTTCAAAGCCGCTTTGTTGACGCAGGAATACCTGTGGGTTATGGAGAAAGCTTTATTACCAAAAGACCGAGTACTCTTGCAACCATTTCTATCGGCTATGCAGATGGTTGGCCACGCATTCTTTCGAATAAAGGTAGCGTTTATTTCAACGGGCACAAACTTCCTATTGTTGGACGCGTTTCTATGGACTCTATCATAGTTGATGCTACCGATCTTGATAAAAAACCTCAAAGAGGTGATTGGATAGAACTCATTGGCCCCCATCAAACCCTCGAAAAAATAGCAACCGACGCCAACACCATTCCAAATGAAATTCTTACTTCTTTAGGAAACCGCTATAAACGTATTTATATTTAA
- the gcvH gene encoding glycine cleavage system protein GcvH, with protein MSKTYFTQDHEWLSVEGQVVTVGITHYAQEQLGDLVFVDLPRKGTQLSKGDSAAVVESVKAASDVYAPLDGEVVEMNEALANNPELVNQKAEKEGWLWKMTLQDATQLEGLLDEAAYKALIG; from the coding sequence ATGTCTAAAACTTATTTTACACAAGATCATGAATGGCTCAGTGTTGAAGGACAAGTGGTTACTGTTGGGATTACACATTATGCTCAAGAACAGTTAGGGGATTTGGTTTTTGTTGATTTGCCAAGGAAGGGGACACAGCTTTCTAAGGGGGATTCTGCTGCCGTTGTGGAATCAGTGAAAGCGGCTTCAGATGTCTATGCTCCTCTTGATGGTGAAGTGGTCGAAATGAATGAGGCATTGGCAAATAATCCTGAACTGGTCAACCAAAAGGCTGAAAAAGAAGGTTGGCTCTGGAAAATGACATTGCAGGATGCAACGCAACTTGAAGGGTTGCTGGATGAGGCTGCTTATAAAGCACTGATTGGATGA
- the gcvP gene encoding aminomethyl-transferring glycine dehydrogenase — translation MLERHFFSRHIGLRSDETQKMLDILELDCVDTLVSQAVPHSIHLGRSLNLPKAASEGQALEELSKMMERNHVHKSFIGQGYHGTYVPPVILRNLFENPAWYTAYTPYQAEISQGRLELLFYFQTLVSELTGLPVAAASLLDEATALAEANALAVRFAREKKTKISVQSLLHPQTLSVAQTRAETQGIHINEKSEICSDTAAIVLSWPDTKGSFNDYTDVIKEAKAKGALVIVVADPLALTLMEPPAQWGADIVVGSMQRYGVPMGFGGPHAGYLAVSEALTRLIPGRIVGQSVDTKGRVGFRLALQTREQHIRRDKATSNICTAQALLANMATAYAVWHGPQGLQEIAQRIHHLTCRFVAGLEAAGILCEGEAFFDCVSIVVKGKSREIARQAKAGGRLVRVLDDDRVVINFDELSTQEDAYALAQLFGAQLVDQVSPRLMGKRRDTAFLSQPFFHAVHSETDMMRFLRRLADKDLALDRAMIPLGSCTMKLNAAAELMPVSWPTVANIHPFTPKEDVVGYLEMINQLNAWLCEITGFSQVSFQPNSGAQGEYAGLLAIHRYHQSRGDHQRTLCLIPASAHGTNPASAHMAGMEVIVVKCLSDGDVDVDDLKMKAQLHKDKLAALMITYPSTHGVYEENIKEICSIIHANGGQVYFDGANLNALVGLARPADIGADVCHMNLHKTFAIPHGGGGPGMGPIGVATHLKPFLPGHEEDGSTHAVSAAPYGSASILVITWMYIRMMGADGLKYATQTAILNANYIAARLSKAYSILYRGKHGRVAHECIVDTRVLKEQYGVSVDDIAKRLIDYGFHAPTMSFPVAGTLMIEPTESEPKAEIDRFCDALLSIAEEAQKVGSGVWPKEDNPLVNAPHTLVDALDDAWTRPYSRQEAAFPDSSLDPANKYWPPVSRIDNVAGDRVLICSCPPLGNTY, via the coding sequence ATGTTGGAGCGTCATTTTTTTTCTCGCCATATTGGACTTCGTTCTGATGAAACACAAAAAATGCTTGATATTTTAGAGCTAGATTGTGTTGACACACTGGTTTCTCAAGCTGTTCCGCATTCTATCCATTTGGGGCGTTCGCTTAATCTCCCAAAGGCTGCAAGTGAAGGGCAAGCCTTGGAAGAATTATCCAAGATGATGGAACGTAACCATGTGCACAAAAGTTTTATTGGGCAGGGATATCATGGAACCTATGTGCCTCCCGTTATTTTGCGGAATCTTTTTGAAAATCCAGCTTGGTACACCGCTTATACACCCTATCAGGCAGAAATTAGCCAAGGTCGTTTGGAGCTTTTATTTTATTTTCAGACATTGGTGAGTGAACTCACTGGTTTGCCTGTTGCAGCTGCTTCACTTCTTGATGAAGCAACAGCTTTAGCTGAAGCCAACGCGCTGGCTGTGCGTTTTGCGCGTGAGAAAAAGACAAAAATTTCAGTTCAAAGTCTTTTGCATCCCCAGACATTAAGTGTTGCACAAACGCGTGCTGAAACACAAGGGATTCATATAAACGAAAAGAGCGAAATTTGTTCTGATACAGCTGCGATTGTTTTGTCTTGGCCAGATACAAAAGGCTCTTTTAACGATTACACTGACGTCATTAAAGAGGCAAAAGCAAAAGGGGCTCTGGTGATCGTTGTTGCTGATCCTTTGGCACTTACCTTGATGGAACCACCAGCGCAATGGGGGGCTGATATTGTTGTAGGTTCCATGCAACGTTATGGCGTTCCTATGGGATTTGGTGGTCCCCATGCTGGTTATCTCGCGGTAAGCGAAGCTTTAACCCGCCTCATTCCAGGACGTATTGTAGGTCAATCCGTTGACACAAAAGGACGCGTTGGTTTTCGTTTGGCATTGCAGACACGTGAGCAACATATCCGGCGTGATAAAGCGACGTCGAATATTTGTACAGCACAGGCTTTGTTGGCAAATATGGCAACGGCTTATGCCGTTTGGCATGGACCGCAAGGTTTGCAGGAAATTGCTCAGCGAATTCATCATTTAACGTGTCGCTTTGTTGCTGGTTTAGAGGCAGCAGGTATTCTTTGTGAAGGAGAAGCTTTTTTTGATTGTGTAAGCATTGTTGTTAAGGGAAAATCTCGAGAGATTGCGCGTCAAGCGAAAGCAGGTGGGCGTCTTGTTCGTGTTCTCGATGATGATCGAGTTGTGATCAATTTTGATGAATTATCAACACAAGAAGATGCTTATGCTTTAGCGCAGCTTTTTGGTGCACAATTAGTTGATCAAGTTTCTCCAAGGCTTATGGGGAAAAGACGTGATACTGCTTTTCTTTCACAGCCGTTTTTTCATGCCGTTCATTCAGAGACGGATATGATGCGCTTTTTGCGTCGTTTGGCCGACAAAGATTTAGCATTAGATCGGGCAATGATTCCGCTTGGTTCTTGTACGATGAAACTTAATGCAGCAGCTGAGTTGATGCCTGTGAGTTGGCCTACGGTAGCCAATATACACCCCTTCACACCTAAAGAGGATGTGGTAGGGTATTTGGAAATGATTAACCAATTAAATGCGTGGTTGTGTGAAATCACAGGGTTTTCGCAAGTTTCTTTCCAGCCAAATTCTGGTGCACAAGGTGAATATGCGGGGCTTTTAGCGATCCACCGATATCACCAATCACGGGGAGACCATCAACGCACACTTTGTCTCATTCCTGCTTCTGCGCACGGTACCAATCCAGCTTCAGCTCATATGGCGGGTATGGAAGTTATTGTGGTGAAATGCCTAAGTGATGGTGATGTTGATGTTGATGATCTCAAAATGAAGGCACAATTGCATAAGGATAAATTGGCAGCTCTCATGATTACCTATCCTTCAACTCATGGTGTTTATGAAGAAAACATTAAGGAGATTTGCTCTATTATCCACGCAAATGGTGGGCAAGTTTATTTTGATGGTGCTAATCTCAATGCGCTTGTTGGGCTTGCTCGTCCAGCAGATATTGGGGCGGATGTTTGTCATATGAATCTTCACAAAACATTCGCCATTCCCCATGGTGGTGGTGGTCCTGGTATGGGGCCAATTGGTGTGGCAACACATTTGAAGCCCTTTTTACCAGGTCATGAAGAAGATGGATCAACACATGCGGTTTCAGCAGCTCCTTATGGAAGTGCATCTATTCTTGTTATTACTTGGATGTATATTCGGATGATGGGCGCCGATGGCTTGAAATACGCAACACAAACAGCAATTTTGAATGCTAATTATATCGCTGCGCGTCTTTCAAAGGCTTATTCCATTCTTTATCGGGGAAAGCATGGGCGTGTTGCACATGAATGTATTGTGGATACTCGTGTGCTGAAAGAGCAGTATGGGGTGAGTGTTGATGATATTGCAAAACGTTTGATTGATTACGGGTTTCATGCGCCGACGATGTCGTTTCCTGTTGCTGGGACTTTGATGATTGAACCAACGGAATCAGAACCAAAAGCAGAAATTGATCGTTTTTGTGATGCTTTGCTCTCTATTGCTGAAGAAGCTCAGAAAGTCGGTAGCGGTGTTTGGCCTAAAGAAGATAATCCTTTGGTAAATGCACCACATACATTGGTGGATGCTTTAGATGATGCTTGGACGCGACCTTATTCACGACAAGAGGCGGCTTTTCCCGACAGTTCTCTTGATCCAGCAAATAAATATTGGCCTCCTGTTTCACGTATTGATAATGTTGCGGGAGATAGAGTGCTTATTTGTTCTTGTCCACCATTGGGGAATACGTATTAA